One stretch of Pirellulales bacterium DNA includes these proteins:
- a CDS encoding Gfo/Idh/MocA family oxidoreductase yields the protein MSQPSHQSQSRLITPRRDFLKAGSVITAGSVLAGVSTAARFAHAADGSDIKLALIGCGGRGTGAASDMLSTTHPVKLWAMADMFSDRLQGAYNSLSGEFQEKVNVPEDRRFTGFDAYKQAIDSGVDIVILATPPGFRPIHFEHAVKANKHVFMEKPVATDPAGVRKVLAAAAEAKSKKLGVGVGLQRRHQQGYIETISRLQEGAIGDIVCTRVYWNGETPWVNRREDLERQKGGKLTEMEYQLRNWYYFVWICGDHIDEQHIHNLDVSNWLKNAAPVKANGMGGCQVRKGKDYGETFDHHCVEFEYADGTKMFSQCRHIPGCWNSVSEFAHGTAGSCNIGGHDIKSKSGNWHYDQKAAKKGTPGNPYRIEHQDLLDSITSGNPYNEGEYGAMSTMTAILGRMATYSGQELTMDAALNSQIDLMPKEFSLTANPPSMPGPDGMYNIPMPGKTKVV from the coding sequence GTGAGTCAGCCTTCCCACCAGTCCCAATCCCGCCTCATCACCCCCCGCCGCGATTTCCTGAAAGCCGGCTCCGTCATTACCGCCGGTAGCGTGCTGGCAGGTGTTTCCACTGCGGCCCGCTTCGCCCACGCGGCGGATGGCTCAGACATCAAATTGGCCCTCATCGGTTGTGGCGGACGGGGGACCGGCGCCGCCAGCGACATGCTCAGCACCACCCATCCGGTTAAATTGTGGGCGATGGCCGATATGTTTTCCGACCGGTTGCAGGGAGCATATAACTCGCTGAGCGGCGAGTTCCAGGAAAAAGTCAACGTGCCAGAGGATCGCCGGTTCACGGGCTTTGACGCTTACAAACAAGCGATCGACAGCGGCGTCGATATTGTGATTTTGGCAACGCCGCCGGGCTTTCGGCCGATCCACTTTGAACACGCGGTCAAGGCCAACAAGCACGTCTTTATGGAAAAGCCCGTCGCCACCGATCCCGCTGGCGTGCGCAAGGTGCTGGCCGCCGCCGCCGAGGCCAAATCCAAAAAGTTGGGCGTGGGGGTCGGCCTGCAACGCCGCCACCAACAAGGTTACATCGAAACAATCTCGCGCCTGCAAGAAGGGGCCATTGGCGATATCGTTTGCACACGCGTGTACTGGAATGGCGAAACCCCTTGGGTTAACCGCCGCGAGGACCTGGAACGCCAAAAGGGGGGCAAACTGACCGAAATGGAATACCAACTGCGCAACTGGTATTACTTTGTGTGGATTTGCGGCGATCACATTGACGAGCAGCACATTCATAATCTGGACGTGAGCAACTGGCTAAAGAATGCCGCGCCGGTCAAGGCCAACGGCATGGGGGGTTGCCAGGTTCGCAAAGGAAAGGACTATGGCGAGACCTTTGACCACCACTGTGTCGAATTTGAATATGCCGACGGCACCAAGATGTTCAGCCAGTGCCGCCACATTCCGGGCTGCTGGAATAGCGTGAGCGAGTTTGCCCATGGCACGGCCGGGTCATGCAATATCGGCGGGCACGATATCAAGAGCAAAAGCGGCAACTGGCATTACGACCAAAAGGCCGCCAAAAAGGGTACTCCCGGCAACCCGTATCGGATCGAGCACCAGGATTTGCTGGATAGCATCACCTCGGGCAATCCGTACAACGAAGGGGAATACGGCGCCATGAGCACCATGACCGCCATCCTGGGCCGTATGGCGACCTACTCTGGCCAGGAATTGACCATGGACGCCGCGCTCAATTCCCAGATTGACCTAATGCCCAAGGAATTCAGCCTGACGGCCAATCCCCCCAGCATGCCGGGTCCGGACGGGATGTACAACATTCCTATGCCAGGCAAAACCAAGGTGGTGTAG
- a CDS encoding Uma2 family endonuclease gives MKTNLVATLDDLAQLSEHQKAELINGELVLMSPTGGMPGYAAGEIFASLREYAKLTRSGHALADNMGFVVNLPHRRSFSPVAAYYVGKLTMNFLVGAPSFAVEVRSDCDYGTEAERAMAEKRADYFAAGTAVVWDVDLLGPETIRVYRASNPYQPTVFYRGDIADAEPALPGWRFAVDELFV, from the coding sequence ATGAAAACAAATTTGGTTGCCACGCTTGATGACCTTGCCCAACTGTCTGAACACCAAAAGGCGGAACTGATAAACGGAGAATTGGTGCTGATGTCTCCCACAGGTGGAATGCCGGGGTATGCTGCGGGTGAAATCTTTGCCAGCTTGCGGGAATATGCCAAACTTACTAGGTCCGGTCATGCCCTGGCCGATAACATGGGCTTTGTGGTGAACTTGCCCCATCGGCGTTCGTTCAGTCCCGTTGCGGCATATTACGTTGGGAAACTTACGATGAATTTTTTGGTAGGAGCGCCAAGCTTTGCCGTGGAAGTGCGTAGCGACTGCGATTATGGCACGGAAGCGGAACGCGCAATGGCTGAAAAACGGGCGGATTATTTTGCGGCGGGAACAGCCGTGGTGTGGGATGTCGATTTATTAGGTCCGGAAACTATCCGTGTGTATCGTGCGAGTAACCCCTACCAGCCCACTGTCTTTTATCGGGGCGACATAGCCGATGCCGAACCCGCGCTCCCTGGCTGGCGATTTGCGGTGGATGAGTTGTTTGTGTAA
- a CDS encoding outer membrane beta-barrel protein yields MSWSRFRLSAAISLSLLTGTWLGACCAPATAQAAIGEASVGDSEDFAQAGQPPAPLTDAVDEEQPVPFALPGTKRQAQVAPVPSAAAGTISAPTTVAPVNPPAAETNASVDYDPSASSCTDAGCTAAPTCTSEPTCTSEPYCDTCGPSGCELECPEPEDPWRLFGHCCCLKDHGLDIRGWAAGGIFTNFDTPASNFNGPVTFNDRDAEFQLNQLYMIGEKTIDTSESGWDLGGRVDLLYGTDYRYNIARGFSARDNFTSKWESGRFYGLDVPQFYGELGVQDLSVKVGRFYTIIGFQVVTAPDNFFYSIPYTFQYGEPFTHTGALATWTPNEQLSLMAGVTNGWDNFEDVLGHQSLLYGATFTSSDSHDKLAFAMHIGKDETTFGNPDGNLGQRWVYSVVYTRVITDRLSYVAQHDNGRQDNYNNTGEVGHWYGVNQYLFYKINCCWTAGLRAEWFRDDDGFRVAAPGDYAALGMSNNPASAGGWAGNFYDVALGLNWKPTSNLTVRPEIRYDWYDGPDNAGGNEPFEDGADNQQWLAGFDIIYLY; encoded by the coding sequence ATGTCCTGGTCCCGTTTTCGGCTTTCCGCCGCGATTAGTCTGTCGCTGTTAACCGGTACTTGGCTGGGGGCGTGTTGCGCTCCCGCAACGGCGCAGGCCGCCATTGGTGAAGCGAGCGTCGGCGACAGCGAGGATTTTGCCCAGGCAGGGCAACCCCCCGCGCCTTTGACCGATGCCGTCGACGAAGAACAGCCTGTTCCTTTCGCCTTGCCTGGTACGAAACGCCAAGCTCAAGTTGCACCCGTCCCCTCAGCCGCGGCGGGCACGATATCCGCGCCAACCACAGTAGCCCCCGTAAATCCCCCGGCCGCGGAGACTAATGCTTCGGTGGATTATGACCCTAGCGCCTCTTCCTGCACCGATGCTGGCTGTACCGCCGCTCCCACTTGCACTAGTGAACCAACTTGTACCAGCGAGCCTTATTGCGACACTTGCGGCCCTAGCGGCTGCGAACTGGAATGCCCCGAACCAGAAGACCCCTGGCGTCTCTTTGGTCATTGTTGCTGCCTCAAAGACCACGGCCTGGATATCCGCGGTTGGGCGGCGGGTGGTATTTTTACCAATTTTGACACACCCGCCAGCAACTTTAATGGGCCCGTGACATTCAACGACCGCGACGCCGAATTTCAACTCAATCAACTCTATATGATCGGCGAGAAGACCATCGACACCAGCGAATCGGGCTGGGATCTGGGGGGTCGTGTCGATCTGCTGTACGGCACGGATTACCGCTACAATATCGCCCGCGGTTTTAGCGCGCGTGATAATTTTACCTCCAAGTGGGAATCCGGCCGCTTTTATGGCCTGGATGTGCCGCAGTTTTATGGCGAACTTGGCGTACAAGACCTTAGCGTCAAAGTTGGCCGTTTTTACACCATCATTGGCTTTCAGGTGGTCACCGCGCCGGACAACTTCTTTTACAGCATTCCCTATACATTCCAATACGGCGAGCCCTTCACCCATACCGGAGCCTTGGCCACCTGGACGCCAAATGAACAGCTGTCGTTGATGGCGGGGGTAACGAACGGCTGGGACAATTTTGAGGATGTGCTGGGTCACCAGTCACTGCTGTATGGGGCTACATTTACCAGCAGCGATAGCCATGACAAACTCGCCTTTGCCATGCATATCGGCAAGGACGAAACCACTTTTGGCAACCCCGACGGCAACCTGGGCCAACGCTGGGTTTATAGCGTGGTCTACACCCGCGTTATTACCGATCGCCTATCCTATGTCGCCCAGCATGACAATGGCCGCCAGGATAACTATAATAACACCGGCGAGGTGGGGCACTGGTATGGCGTGAATCAATATTTATTTTACAAAATCAATTGCTGCTGGACCGCCGGTCTGCGGGCGGAATGGTTTCGCGACGATGACGGATTTCGCGTGGCGGCCCCCGGTGATTACGCCGCCCTGGGCATGAGCAATAATCCCGCCTCTGCGGGAGGTTGGGCGGGCAACTTTTATGATGTCGCGCTAGGTCTGAACTGGAAGCCAACTAGCAACCTGACCGTCCGGCCGGAGATCCGCTATGATTGGTATGACGGCCCGGATAACGCTGGCGGCAATGAGCCTTTCGAAGACGGAGCCGACAACCAACAGTGGCTGGCGGGCTTTGACATTATTTATCTGTACTAA
- a CDS encoding P-II family nitrogen regulator: MKLILAIIQPSRLEAVKTALTEVEVFRLTIMDVQGFGRQKGHAEVFRGHEISVNLVRKVQLMIAVNDDFVEPTIEAIIKGGRTGKQGEIGDGKIFVLPLEDCIRIRTGERGGEAI; this comes from the coding sequence ATGAAACTGATTCTTGCCATCATTCAACCCAGCCGCCTAGAGGCTGTCAAAACCGCCCTGACCGAAGTCGAGGTCTTTCGGCTGACAATTATGGATGTACAGGGTTTTGGCCGCCAAAAAGGGCACGCCGAAGTCTTTCGCGGACATGAGATCTCCGTCAATCTGGTCCGCAAAGTGCAACTCATGATTGCGGTTAATGATGACTTTGTGGAGCCAACGATCGAAGCCATCATCAAAGGGGGGCGCACCGGCAAGCAGGGGGAAATAGGCGATGGCAAAATTTTTGTCCTGCCGCTTGAGGACTGCATTCGCATCCGCACCGGCGAACGGGGAGGCGAAGCGATTTAA